In Acidobacteriota bacterium, the sequence ACCCTCTCCGTCGACGAGCGAGTCGTCGCACGCGCAAAGCGCTACGCGCGGACGAGGGGCACATCGGTGTCGAGGCTCGTCGAGACCATGCTCGACCTGGTGTCGGCGCCCGCCGCCTCACCTGGCGAGGCCCCGCCGGTGCTGACCAGGCTTCGTGGGTCGATGGCACGGGGCTCGGTCGACGACTACCGCCGTTACCTCCAGCGCAAGTACCGATGAGGCGCGTGCTGCTCGACGTCAACGTCGTCCTCGACGTGCTGCTCGACCGGAGACCGTTCTCCGAGAGTGCGTCGGCCGTGTGGAGTGCCGTCGAGGAGGGTCGCGGCGCGGGGCTGCTCTCCGCGCACGCGCTGACCACCATCCACTACCTCAACGCGCGGGCGGTCGGTTCTCGCGAGGCGGGTCTCACGACCGACGCGCTGCTCTCGGTGTTCGATGT encodes:
- a CDS encoding PIN domain-containing protein, coding for MRRVLLDVNVVLDVLLDRRPFSESASAVWSAVEEGRGAGLLSAHALTTIHYLNARAVGSREAGLTTDALLSVFDVAPVDRAVLGAALALGWDDFEDAVTAAAAHRARCDALVTRNPRDFKRSPVSVLAPSEAAAWLAAPG
- a CDS encoding antitoxin, producing TLSVDERVVARAKRYARTRGTSVSRLVETMLDLVSAPAASPGEAPPVLTRLRGSMARGSVDDYRRYLQRKYR